In one Micromonospora polyrhachis genomic region, the following are encoded:
- a CDS encoding dihydrolipoamide acetyltransferase family protein, which yields MSRIKEFPLPDLAEGLTEGEIISWLVSVGDIVELNQPVVEVETAKAAVEIPAKWAGRVHAIFHKEGTVVEVGVPIFAIDTQPDAGELPTSSQPDEALPTPSAEALAAVELAPADAAVEPGLIGGPAPGGRTAILVGYGPRTTAAKRRPRKAAAATSATPAAVAGNRTGPVTNGAGPAAVAPAAPVTTAPTPLAPTPAAAPVPARPVVPVQAQRSGPVLAKPPVRKFAKDLGVDLTALVGSGPLGSISREDVERAAANAATAAEPTVTTTPATVAAFGPDREQRIPVKGVRKLTAENMARSAFTAPHVTEFLTVDVTRSMKALDRLRELPDWRDVRVSPLLLVAKAVLLAVRRHPMVNSTWAGDEIVVKDYVNLGIAAATERGLIVPNIKDAGRLTMRELADAMTGLVQTAKAGRTAPAEMSGGTLTITNVGVFGVDTGTPILPPGESAILAFGAVREMPWVHKGKIKIRKVTTLGLSFDHRIIDGELGSKFLRDVGAFLTDPEAALLGWT from the coding sequence ATGTCGCGGATCAAGGAGTTCCCGCTGCCCGACCTCGCGGAAGGGCTGACCGAGGGCGAGATCATCAGCTGGCTGGTGTCGGTCGGCGACATCGTCGAGCTGAACCAGCCCGTCGTCGAGGTCGAGACCGCCAAGGCGGCGGTGGAGATCCCGGCCAAGTGGGCCGGTCGCGTGCACGCGATCTTCCACAAGGAGGGCACCGTCGTCGAGGTCGGGGTGCCGATCTTCGCGATCGACACCCAGCCTGACGCCGGTGAGCTGCCCACCTCTTCCCAGCCGGACGAGGCGCTGCCCACCCCGTCGGCCGAGGCCCTGGCCGCCGTGGAGTTGGCCCCGGCCGACGCCGCCGTCGAGCCGGGCCTGATCGGTGGGCCCGCGCCCGGTGGCCGGACCGCCATCCTGGTCGGCTACGGCCCGCGTACCACTGCTGCCAAGCGCCGCCCCCGCAAGGCGGCTGCGGCTACCTCGGCGACTCCGGCCGCTGTGGCGGGCAACCGGACCGGTCCGGTAACCAACGGCGCTGGTCCGGCTGCCGTCGCTCCGGCGGCTCCGGTGACGACGGCTCCGACTCCGCTGGCTCCGACTCCGGCGGCGGCCCCCGTCCCGGCCCGGCCGGTCGTACCGGTCCAGGCGCAACGAAGCGGGCCGGTGCTGGCCAAGCCGCCGGTCCGCAAGTTCGCCAAGGACCTGGGCGTCGACCTGACCGCGCTCGTCGGCTCGGGTCCGCTCGGCTCGATCAGCCGGGAGGACGTGGAGCGGGCGGCGGCCAACGCTGCGACAGCAGCCGAACCGACCGTGACCACCACCCCGGCCACGGTGGCGGCCTTCGGTCCGGACCGGGAGCAGCGCATCCCGGTCAAGGGGGTACGCAAGCTGACCGCGGAGAACATGGCGCGTTCGGCGTTCACCGCGCCGCACGTCACCGAGTTCCTGACGGTCGACGTGACCCGATCCATGAAGGCGCTCGACCGGCTACGTGAGCTGCCGGACTGGCGGGATGTGCGCGTCTCCCCGCTGCTGTTGGTCGCCAAGGCGGTACTGCTGGCGGTACGCCGTCACCCGATGGTCAACTCGACCTGGGCCGGCGACGAGATTGTCGTCAAGGACTACGTCAACCTGGGCATCGCGGCGGCCACCGAACGCGGTCTGATCGTGCCGAACATCAAGGATGCCGGCCGGCTGACCATGCGGGAGCTGGCGGACGCGATGACGGGCCTGGTGCAGACGGCGAAGGCGGGTCGGACGGCACCGGCGGAGATGTCCGGCGGCACTCTGACGATCACCAATGTGGGGGTCTTCGGGGTCGACACCGGTACGCCGATCCTGCCGCCCGGCGAGTCGGCGATCCTCGCCTTTGGCGCGGTCCGGGAAATGCCCTGGGTGCACAAGGGCAAGATCAAGATTCGTAAGGTGACGACCCTCGGACTCTCCTTCGACCATCGGATCATCGACGGAGAGCTGGGCTCGAAGTTCCTACGGGACGTCGGTGCGTTCCTGACCGACCCGGAGGCGGCCCTACTGGGCTGGACCTGA
- a CDS encoding FUSC family protein, with the protein MPAAHEHHADSSPADVVGDQIDAALRQVQERTRATARDRRKLVNVVLILSAQSGLAAALAWVVAHELLGNPSPVFAPGAAVGTIAAALGQRAQRTVGLLLGIGLGIVVGDLLMLLLGTGPWQIGTIVALAIASALVLSGGSGSLVAQAGGTAVLISAVSPAERDLEIPRIVDAAVGSGVGLIVVALLLPLNPLRLVEKAARPVFSVLTSQLRETAEALSERNPQRAIRALDRVRGMGTDVSRLRDALSGAQEVVLISPARWRRRRPLARYAHAVGHMEHFVRDVRGLIRRAATTIEHGEPIPDELPSAVNRLAEAVGLFRAEHRADRDLDLTRKTALRAVHEAAQAYTVDSGFSGNVVVAQIRTAASDLLRATGIDTADSNSLVRRTAKNAERERDQARNTPRRD; encoded by the coding sequence GTGCCCGCCGCCCACGAGCATCATGCCGACTCGTCCCCGGCCGACGTGGTCGGGGACCAGATCGATGCGGCGCTGCGTCAGGTGCAGGAGCGCACCAGGGCAACGGCACGGGACCGCCGCAAGTTGGTGAACGTGGTGCTGATCCTCTCCGCGCAGTCTGGACTCGCCGCAGCGCTGGCCTGGGTGGTCGCCCACGAACTGCTCGGGAACCCTTCCCCGGTGTTCGCTCCTGGTGCCGCGGTGGGCACCATCGCCGCCGCCCTCGGGCAGCGGGCCCAACGGACCGTCGGGCTGCTACTCGGCATCGGCCTGGGCATCGTGGTCGGTGACCTGCTGATGCTGCTCCTCGGTACCGGCCCGTGGCAGATCGGCACGATCGTGGCCCTGGCGATCGCGTCGGCGCTGGTGCTCAGCGGCGGCAGCGGGTCACTGGTGGCCCAGGCGGGTGGTACGGCGGTGCTGATCTCCGCCGTCTCCCCAGCCGAACGGGACCTGGAGATCCCCCGAATCGTCGACGCGGCGGTGGGCAGCGGCGTCGGCCTGATCGTGGTGGCGCTGTTGCTGCCGCTCAACCCGCTCCGGCTCGTCGAGAAGGCGGCTCGTCCGGTGTTCTCGGTGCTCACCAGCCAACTCCGGGAGACCGCCGAGGCGTTGTCGGAGCGGAATCCGCAGCGGGCCATTCGCGCGCTGGACCGGGTGCGGGGGATGGGGACGGATGTCAGCCGTCTCCGTGATGCCCTCTCCGGAGCACAGGAGGTCGTCCTCATCTCACCTGCCCGCTGGCGTCGAAGACGGCCCCTCGCCCGATACGCACATGCCGTGGGGCACATGGAGCACTTCGTCCGGGACGTTCGTGGCCTGATCCGCCGCGCGGCAACCACGATCGAGCACGGCGAACCGATACCGGACGAACTCCCGTCGGCGGTGAACCGGCTGGCCGAGGCGGTAGGACTGTTCCGCGCCGAGCACCGCGCCGACCGAGATCTCGACCTCACCCGCAAGACGGCGCTGCGGGCGGTGCACGAGGCAGCTCAGGCGTACACGGTGGATTCCGGGTTCTCGGGCAACGTCGTCGTCGCCCAGATCCGGACCGCCGCCAGCGACCTGCTCCGGGCTACCGGAATCGATACGGCCGACTCGAACTCCCTGGTCCGCCGTACGGCCAAGAACGCCGAGCGGGAGCGCGACCAGGCCCGAAACACCCCACGACGCGACTAA
- a CDS encoding cytochrome c oxidase assembly protein — protein MSGQLGLSHLAHGGSGSPMSDLIDLVVVVLALAATLLHLSGARRLRTSDRGRRELPPWRSAAFAVGTLVGLVSVSAPMEHLAEELFSAHMAQHLLLSFVCAPLVVLGRPAVVFAVALGHRYARVVRPLRRLAVRTRGRSSALVVLAALHIVPWLCWHVPASYDLAVRLPVVHVVEHVTLVLSGMVLIWLVLGRVPTAPAFALLLTGMATMGALAAVLAFGTVPLYTGHTPQVWDLTALEDQQLGGALMWFPGSLAYVVAVVALVYARLLRPRAALPDRQSPAPPREPTAPPDRDVAAYPTGQPHHRPYR, from the coding sequence ATGTCCGGCCAGCTGGGGCTGTCCCACCTCGCGCACGGCGGATCAGGCTCGCCGATGTCGGACCTGATCGACCTGGTCGTGGTCGTGCTGGCCCTGGCCGCGACACTGCTCCACCTCTCCGGTGCCCGCCGGCTCCGCACCAGCGACCGGGGCCGCCGTGAACTCCCGCCGTGGCGGTCCGCCGCCTTCGCGGTCGGCACCCTCGTCGGGCTGGTGAGCGTGTCCGCCCCGATGGAGCATCTGGCCGAGGAGCTGTTCTCGGCACACATGGCCCAACACCTGCTGCTCTCGTTCGTCTGCGCACCGCTGGTCGTACTCGGCCGGCCCGCCGTCGTGTTCGCGGTCGCCCTCGGTCACCGGTACGCCCGGGTCGTCCGCCCGCTGCGTCGGCTGGCCGTACGGACGCGGGGCCGGAGCAGCGCACTGGTCGTACTCGCCGCGCTGCACATCGTCCCGTGGCTGTGTTGGCACGTGCCCGCCAGCTACGACCTCGCGGTCCGGCTCCCCGTCGTACACGTCGTCGAACACGTCACCCTGGTGCTGTCGGGAATGGTCCTGATCTGGCTGGTCCTCGGGCGGGTCCCGACCGCGCCGGCGTTCGCCCTGCTGTTGACGGGGATGGCAACGATGGGGGCGCTGGCGGCCGTGCTGGCCTTCGGCACAGTCCCGCTCTACACCGGACACACCCCACAGGTGTGGGACCTCACCGCACTGGAGGACCAGCAACTCGGCGGAGCGTTGATGTGGTTCCCCGGTTCCCTGGCCTACGTGGTAGCCGTCGTCGCGCTGGTGTACGCCCGGTTGCTACGCCCCCGCGCCGCGCTACCCGACCGGCAGTCGCCGGCACCACCCCGGGAGCCGACCGCACCACCCGACCGGGACGTGGCCGCCTACCCGACCGGCCAGCCGCATCACCGGCCGTACAGGTAG
- a CDS encoding phosphatase PAP2 family protein, which translates to MTRLARIVTEVTAPAVLVTVLFVAVGWHSTEDRLAGLGWGLLAAVFASAIPFAFIVGGVRRGRLTDHHVGVRQQRRTPLLFGLVSVAIGLVLMVVLGAPRPVLALVVTGAIGLVVGVTVGHRWKLSIHTAVAAAAAVIVVLVFGPVLFVAWPVLGLVGWSRIRLGAHTIAQVVAGGVVGGLVAGVVFVAALR; encoded by the coding sequence GTGACGCGACTGGCCCGGATCGTCACCGAGGTGACCGCGCCGGCAGTCCTGGTCACGGTGCTGTTCGTCGCGGTCGGCTGGCACAGCACCGAGGACCGGCTGGCCGGGCTGGGCTGGGGGCTGCTGGCAGCGGTCTTCGCGAGTGCCATCCCGTTCGCGTTCATCGTCGGCGGAGTACGCCGAGGCCGGCTCACCGACCACCACGTCGGCGTACGGCAGCAACGTCGTACGCCGTTGCTCTTCGGTCTGGTGTCGGTGGCCATCGGGTTGGTCCTGATGGTCGTGCTGGGGGCACCGCGTCCGGTGTTGGCCCTGGTGGTGACCGGTGCCATCGGACTGGTCGTCGGCGTGACCGTCGGCCATCGATGGAAGTTGTCGATCCACACCGCGGTCGCCGCCGCGGCGGCCGTGATCGTCGTACTCGTCTTCGGGCCGGTCCTGTTCGTGGCCTGGCCGGTGCTCGGCCTGGTGGGCTGGTCACGGATCCGGCTCGGGGCCCACACCATCGCGCAGGTGGTGGCCGGCGGCGTGGTCGGTGGTCTCGTCGCCGGGGTGGTGTTCGTCGCCGCCCTACGGTGA
- a CDS encoding NUDIX hydrolase: protein MSEDSTFAVTVDLVVLTVRDEELSALLVRRGVPPHEGCWALPGGFVHLDEDLVDAAIRELTEETGVADPAGHLEQLGSYGTPGRDPRGRVVTVAYLALLPDLPTPVAGSDAAQAQWRSVSELSDSELAFDHDQILADGVERARAKLEYTPLAAAFCPPEFTIAQLRAVYETVWNTRLDPRNFHRKVTGTPGFLAPVGRATEGDRGRPAQLFHRGPASLLYPPMLRPPTG from the coding sequence ATGTCGGAAGACTCCACATTCGCGGTCACCGTGGACCTGGTGGTACTGACCGTGCGCGACGAAGAACTCTCCGCCCTGCTGGTCCGCCGAGGGGTGCCGCCGCACGAGGGATGTTGGGCGCTACCCGGCGGCTTCGTACACCTCGACGAGGACCTTGTCGACGCGGCGATCCGGGAACTGACCGAGGAGACCGGCGTCGCAGACCCGGCCGGGCACCTGGAACAACTGGGTAGCTACGGCACGCCCGGTCGCGATCCTCGGGGACGGGTGGTGACCGTGGCCTACCTGGCACTGCTGCCCGACCTGCCGACCCCGGTCGCCGGCTCCGATGCGGCCCAGGCGCAGTGGCGATCGGTGTCCGAGCTGTCCGATTCGGAACTCGCCTTCGACCACGACCAGATCCTCGCCGACGGCGTGGAGCGGGCCCGTGCGAAGCTCGAATACACCCCGCTGGCCGCAGCGTTCTGCCCGCCCGAGTTCACCATCGCGCAACTACGCGCGGTCTACGAGACGGTGTGGAACACCCGGCTCGACCCTCGAAACTTCCATCGCAAGGTCACCGGCACACCCGGATTCCTAGCCCCGGTCGGCCGGGCCACCGAGGGAGACCGGGGGCGGCCTGCACAACTCTTCCACCGTGGACCGGCCAGCCTGCTCTATCCACCGATGCTGCGCCCACCGACCGGGTAA
- a CDS encoding alpha-ketoacid dehydrogenase subunit beta, producing MATETLTLGRALTLGLRRALEHDPKVVIMGEDVGKLGGVFRITDQLQKDFGENRVIDTPLAESGIIGTAVGLAIRGYRPICEIQFDGFVYPAYDQIVSQVAKMHYRSQGKVKMPIVIRIPFGGGIGAVEHHSESPEAYFAHTAGLKVVACSNPQDAYVMIQQAVRSDDPVVFLEPKRRYHEKGRVDTDTEVATAYPLNASRVVRSGSDVTVLAYGPMVRTALDAATAAEEDGRSLEVIDLRTLSPFDLDPVYDSVRRTGRCVVVHEAPSNVGLGAELAARITENCFYSLESPVLRVTGFDTPYPAARLEEDYLPNLDRVLDAVDRTFGW from the coding sequence ATGGCCACCGAGACCCTCACCCTGGGCAGGGCCCTCACCCTCGGTCTGCGCCGGGCACTGGAGCACGACCCCAAAGTCGTCATCATGGGCGAGGACGTCGGCAAGCTCGGCGGCGTCTTCCGGATCACCGACCAGCTCCAGAAGGACTTCGGCGAGAACCGGGTGATCGACACCCCGCTGGCCGAGTCCGGCATCATCGGCACCGCCGTCGGTCTGGCCATCCGGGGCTACCGCCCGATCTGTGAGATCCAGTTCGACGGCTTCGTCTACCCGGCGTACGACCAGATCGTCTCCCAGGTCGCGAAGATGCACTACCGATCGCAGGGCAAGGTCAAGATGCCCATCGTGATCCGGATTCCGTTCGGCGGTGGCATCGGCGCGGTGGAGCACCACTCCGAGTCGCCCGAGGCGTACTTCGCGCACACCGCCGGCCTGAAGGTGGTCGCCTGCTCGAACCCGCAGGACGCATACGTCATGATCCAACAGGCGGTACGCTCCGACGACCCGGTGGTCTTCCTGGAGCCCAAGCGGCGCTACCACGAGAAGGGGCGGGTCGACACCGACACCGAGGTCGCCACGGCGTACCCGCTCAACGCCTCTCGCGTGGTGCGCTCCGGCAGCGACGTGACGGTGCTGGCGTACGGCCCGATGGTGCGTACCGCCCTCGACGCGGCCACCGCCGCCGAGGAGGACGGCCGCTCGCTGGAGGTCATCGACCTGCGCACGCTCTCCCCGTTCGACCTGGACCCGGTCTACGACTCGGTACGCCGCACCGGCCGCTGTGTGGTGGTGCACGAGGCGCCGAGCAACGTCGGCCTGGGTGCCGAGTTGGCGGCTCGGATCACCGAGAACTGCTTCTACTCGCTGGAGTCCCCGGTGCTGCGGGTGACCGGCTTCGACACCCCCTACCCGGCCGCCCGGCTGGAGGAGGACTACCTGCCCAACCTCGACCGGGTGCTCGACGCTGTCGACCGCACCTTCGGGTGGTGA
- a CDS encoding CDGSH iron-sulfur domain-containing protein, whose translation MANDADADPTVTFYEDGPLLLRGHFVLRTPQGEQITVDRQVVALCRCGKSGIKPFCDGTHKLIGFRAPSHAETGWAEPTAAPDNTAAAPENTTTT comes from the coding sequence GTGGCCAACGATGCTGACGCCGATCCGACCGTGACGTTCTACGAAGACGGCCCACTGCTACTGCGCGGACACTTCGTCCTGCGTACGCCGCAGGGCGAGCAGATTACCGTCGATCGACAGGTGGTCGCGCTCTGCCGCTGCGGGAAGTCCGGCATCAAGCCCTTCTGCGACGGCACACACAAGCTGATCGGGTTCCGGGCACCCAGTCACGCCGAGACGGGGTGGGCCGAGCCGACGGCAGCCCCGGACAACACAGCGGCAGCCCCGGAGAACACGACGACCACCTGA
- the pdhA gene encoding pyruvate dehydrogenase (acetyl-transferring) E1 component subunit alpha translates to MAKGDRGTTTRGKRATPRAGRSRSGRAGDPELVQLLTPEGERIDSVTGPDGTEYTVDFTDEEYRGLYRDLVVIRKLDAEATALQRQGELGIWASLLGQEAAQVGSGRALRPQDMAFPTYREHGVLYCRGIDPIMPLGLFRGVDQGGWDPNEFKFNMYTIVIGAQTLHATGYAMGITMDGKTGTDDGEAVIAYFGDGATSQGDVNEAFVWSSVFNAPIVFFCQNNQYAISEPLERQTRIPLYQRSSGFGFPGIRVDGNDVLATYAVTRAALDNARHGQGPTMIEAYTYRMGAHTTTDDPTRYRIASEVEAWQAKDPIARVRAFLEKQQIADEAFFAGVDEEAKQESLSLRERVLAMPDPQPLTLFDHVHAEGSPEVDAQRDQLAAYLDSFEGSTH, encoded by the coding sequence ATGGCGAAGGGTGACCGCGGTACGACAACCCGCGGCAAGCGGGCTACCCCCCGGGCCGGACGGTCCAGATCGGGACGCGCCGGCGACCCGGAACTCGTACAGTTGCTCACCCCCGAGGGTGAGCGGATCGACTCGGTGACCGGCCCGGACGGTACGGAGTACACCGTCGACTTCACCGACGAGGAATACCGCGGTCTCTACCGGGACCTCGTAGTGATCCGGAAGTTGGACGCCGAGGCGACCGCCCTGCAACGCCAGGGCGAGTTGGGCATCTGGGCCAGTCTGCTCGGGCAGGAGGCCGCACAGGTCGGCTCCGGCCGCGCGCTGCGGCCGCAGGACATGGCCTTCCCGACCTACCGCGAGCACGGCGTGCTCTACTGCCGGGGCATCGACCCGATCATGCCGTTGGGCCTGTTCCGCGGGGTCGATCAGGGCGGCTGGGACCCCAACGAGTTCAAGTTCAACATGTACACGATCGTGATCGGCGCGCAGACGCTGCACGCGACCGGTTACGCCATGGGCATCACGATGGATGGCAAGACCGGTACGGACGACGGCGAGGCCGTCATCGCGTACTTCGGTGACGGCGCCACCTCTCAGGGTGACGTCAACGAGGCCTTCGTCTGGTCGAGCGTCTTCAACGCCCCGATCGTGTTCTTCTGCCAGAACAACCAGTACGCCATCTCGGAGCCGCTGGAGCGGCAGACCCGCATCCCGCTCTACCAGCGTTCCTCCGGCTTCGGCTTCCCCGGCATCCGGGTCGACGGCAACGACGTGCTGGCCACGTACGCGGTCACCCGCGCCGCGCTGGACAACGCCCGGCACGGGCAGGGCCCGACGATGATCGAGGCGTACACCTACCGGATGGGTGCGCACACCACCACGGACGACCCGACCCGGTACCGCATCGCCAGCGAGGTCGAGGCGTGGCAGGCCAAGGACCCGATCGCCCGGGTCCGGGCATTCCTCGAAAAGCAGCAGATCGCCGACGAGGCGTTCTTCGCCGGGGTCGACGAGGAGGCCAAGCAGGAGTCCCTCAGCCTGCGCGAGCGGGTGCTCGCCATGCCCGACCCGCAGCCACTGACCCTCTTCGACCACGTACACGCGGAGGGTTCACCCGAGGTCGACGCGCAGCGTGACCAGCTCGCGGCGTACCTGGACTCGTTCGAGGGGAGCACCCACTGA
- a CDS encoding SPFH domain-containing protein — protein MADVTKRLFLRHLRGAPTSWLRHQVKGKVRREGVALSFWYRPLGAVLSEVPVDDRELPLLFHARTSDFADITVQATVTYRVANPALAATRLDFSVDPKRGTPQARPLDQVATLLAELAQQPALDLLARVPLAEALTNIAPVREAVSTALRDETRLSDVGVAVVSARVVAIRPEPELERALQTPTREAVQVDADRATYARRAQAVEQERAIAENEMQNKIELARREQQLVEQHGANSRRKVELDADAELAVAQGKAAREKVANQAAAERSRVLAIAEAEKERTLAAARAEGVRAVGLAEAETEAAKLAAYAELPAGVLQALALRELAGQLPAIGQLTVTPDVVTDLLARLAPTR, from the coding sequence ATGGCCGACGTGACCAAGCGTCTGTTCCTGCGACACCTGCGCGGAGCGCCGACGAGCTGGCTACGCCACCAGGTGAAAGGAAAGGTGCGCCGGGAAGGCGTCGCCCTCTCCTTCTGGTATCGGCCACTCGGCGCGGTGCTCAGCGAGGTGCCGGTCGACGACCGGGAGCTACCGCTGCTGTTCCACGCCCGGACCAGCGACTTCGCCGACATCACCGTGCAGGCCACGGTGACCTACCGGGTGGCCAACCCGGCGCTGGCCGCTACCCGGCTCGACTTCTCGGTCGACCCGAAGCGGGGCACCCCGCAGGCCCGTCCGCTGGACCAGGTGGCCACCCTGCTCGCCGAGCTGGCCCAGCAACCCGCCCTCGACCTGCTGGCCCGGGTGCCGCTGGCCGAGGCGTTGACCAACATCGCCCCGGTCCGCGAGGCGGTCTCGACCGCGTTGCGGGACGAGACCCGGCTCAGCGACGTCGGCGTCGCCGTGGTCAGCGCCCGGGTGGTCGCCATCCGGCCCGAGCCGGAGTTGGAACGGGCGTTGCAGACCCCCACCCGCGAAGCGGTACAGGTCGACGCCGACCGCGCCACCTACGCCCGCCGCGCCCAGGCCGTTGAGCAGGAACGGGCCATCGCCGAGAACGAGATGCAGAACAAGATCGAGCTGGCCCGCCGGGAACAGCAACTCGTCGAGCAGCACGGCGCGAACTCGCGGCGCAAGGTCGAGCTGGACGCCGACGCCGAACTCGCGGTCGCGCAGGGCAAGGCCGCGCGGGAGAAGGTAGCCAACCAGGCGGCGGCGGAACGGTCCCGGGTGCTGGCCATCGCCGAGGCCGAGAAGGAACGCACCCTGGCCGCCGCCCGCGCCGAAGGCGTACGCGCCGTCGGCCTGGCCGAGGCCGAGACCGAGGCGGCCAAACTGGCGGCGTACGCGGAACTGCCGGCCGGTGTCCTCCAGGCGTTGGCGCTCAGGGAACTCGCCGGGCAGCTCCCGGCGATCGGGCAGCTCACCGTTACTCCAGACGTGGTGACCGACCTGCTGGCCCGGCTGGCACCCACCCGATGA
- a CDS encoding iron-containing redox enzyme family protein — translation MRTPSSRGPVSSALITALTGTPTPLPAGLAGTWDGTDPLSDDDLQLSLFICYELHYRGWSDVDDRWEWEPSLLALRAEAETRFECALRRLVPTPSPVEPVGIPQALARLVAEDSGPSLAAELHRHPDLERFREFVIHRSVYHLKEADPHSWGIPRLTGAAKVALLEIQFDEYGSGRPERMHSELFRDTMRWFGLRHDYGHYVDAVPAVTLATNNLMSLFGLHRRWRGALLGHLAAFEMTSSLPNRRYGDALRRLGAPTTATRFYDEHVVADAVHEQIAATDLCGSFATAEPDRAGDVLFGAACGLALDRAFATWVLDSWQAGDSSLRADHVTHPETSAITDAVPVG, via the coding sequence ATGCGAACACCGTCAAGCCGGGGACCGGTCTCGTCGGCCCTGATCACGGCACTGACCGGAACACCGACGCCGCTGCCAGCCGGCCTTGCCGGCACCTGGGACGGAACCGACCCGCTCTCCGACGACGACCTTCAACTCTCCCTCTTCATCTGCTACGAACTGCACTATCGCGGATGGTCGGACGTGGACGACCGATGGGAGTGGGAGCCGTCCCTGCTCGCCCTACGCGCCGAAGCGGAGACACGTTTCGAGTGCGCCCTACGCCGACTCGTGCCCACCCCGTCCCCGGTGGAACCGGTCGGGATACCACAGGCGCTGGCGCGGCTGGTCGCCGAGGACAGCGGTCCGTCCCTCGCGGCCGAACTGCACCGACACCCCGACCTGGAACGTTTCCGGGAGTTCGTCATTCATCGCTCCGTCTACCACCTCAAAGAGGCCGATCCGCACAGTTGGGGCATCCCCCGCCTGACGGGAGCAGCGAAGGTCGCCCTACTTGAGATCCAGTTCGACGAGTACGGCAGCGGTCGTCCGGAACGGATGCACTCCGAGCTGTTCCGGGACACCATGCGCTGGTTCGGGCTCCGCCACGACTACGGGCACTACGTGGATGCCGTACCGGCGGTGACGCTGGCAACCAACAACCTGATGTCCCTGTTCGGTCTGCACCGCCGTTGGCGGGGCGCGCTGCTGGGGCACCTGGCGGCCTTCGAGATGACGTCGTCGCTACCCAACCGCCGCTACGGGGACGCCCTACGTAGGCTCGGCGCGCCCACCACCGCGACCCGGTTCTACGACGAGCACGTGGTGGCGGACGCCGTACACGAACAGATCGCCGCCACCGACCTCTGCGGCTCGTTCGCCACCGCCGAGCCGGACCGGGCCGGCGATGTCCTCTTCGGTGCGGCGTGCGGACTGGCGCTGGACCGGGCGTTCGCGACCTGGGTCCTGGACAGTTGGCAAGCCGGAGACAGCTCACTTCGGGCGGACCACGTGACGCACCCGGAGACATCCGCGATCACCGACGCGGTGCCGGTCGGATGA
- a CDS encoding glycosyltransferase: protein MSRSGGPTRLAAEYVLPLRWTDDGGLPDLTAYLHWLRHRVDVTVVDGSPSALFTRHAAQWGRLVRHLRPDPVAGDANGKVTGVTTGIARARHERVIIADDDIRYDDHALDAICRSLDAADLVRPQNYFRPLPWHARWDTGRILLNRACGGDFPGTFGLRRSLFQRMGGYAADVLFENLELIRTVRAHNGVEARPADLFVRRLPPATAHFLRQRVRQAYDDLAMPARMALFLGVLPAVAGSLAIRRTRPLLLVGAGIIGLAEYGRRRGGGSAVFPATGALLAPGWVLERAVCSWSALGLRLFRGGVWYAGGRFRRAAHSQRHLDRAAHRQRHLDWAGRSAR from the coding sequence ATGAGCCGTTCCGGCGGCCCGACCCGGCTCGCCGCCGAGTACGTCCTGCCGCTGCGGTGGACCGACGACGGCGGTCTGCCCGACCTGACCGCGTACCTGCACTGGCTACGACACCGGGTGGACGTGACCGTTGTGGACGGGTCACCGTCCGCGTTGTTCACCCGGCACGCCGCCCAATGGGGGCGACTGGTCCGTCATCTGCGCCCCGATCCGGTGGCGGGCGACGCCAACGGCAAGGTGACCGGAGTGACCACCGGTATCGCGCGGGCCCGGCACGAGCGGGTGATCATCGCGGATGACGACATCCGCTACGACGACCACGCGCTCGACGCCATCTGCCGGTCCCTGGACGCCGCCGACCTCGTACGACCGCAGAACTACTTCCGTCCGCTGCCGTGGCATGCCCGCTGGGACACCGGTCGGATTCTGCTGAACCGGGCCTGCGGCGGCGACTTCCCCGGCACCTTCGGGCTCCGTCGATCGCTGTTCCAACGGATGGGCGGCTACGCCGCCGACGTGCTGTTCGAAAACCTCGAACTCATCCGGACCGTCCGGGCGCACAACGGGGTCGAGGCCCGTCCGGCTGATCTCTTCGTCCGCCGTCTGCCGCCCGCCACCGCGCACTTCCTTCGGCAGCGCGTCCGTCAGGCGTACGACGATCTGGCCATGCCGGCCCGAATGGCGCTCTTCCTCGGCGTGCTGCCGGCTGTGGCCGGCAGCCTGGCCATCCGGCGGACCCGACCGTTGCTGCTTGTCGGCGCGGGCATCATCGGGCTGGCGGAGTACGGCCGACGACGAGGGGGCGGATCCGCCGTCTTTCCCGCCACCGGCGCACTTCTGGCCCCCGGTTGGGTGCTGGAACGGGCCGTGTGCAGTTGGTCGGCCCTGGGGTTACGTCTGTTCCGGGGTGGCGTCTGGTACGCCGGCGGACGGTTCCGGCGGGCAGCCCACAGTCAACGCCATCTCGATCGGGCGGCCCACCGCCAACGCCACCTTGATTGGGCAGGACGTTCAGCCAGATGA